The following nucleotide sequence is from Paenibacillus odorifer.
GTCGGCAGCTGCCCGACATCGCGACAGGCATCGAGTCTGGGATGTATCGCTATCCCATCGGTGTAGTCGGCGGGATCACACCGTTTAATTTTCCGATGATGGTGCCTTGCTGGATGTTCCCGTTGGCCATCGCCTGTGGAAATACCTTTGTGCTGAAGCCCTCCGAACGCACACCGCTGCTGGCAGCGCGTTTGGTCGAATTGCTAGAGGAAGCCGGGCTTCCGAAAGGCGTGCTCAATCTGGTTAACGGTGCGCATGAGGTGGTAAACGGCCTGCTGGAGCATCCTGATGTGAAGGCGATTTCCTTCGTTGGCTCACAGCCAGTGGCCGAATATGTCTACAAGAAGGGTACGGCGTGTTTGAAGCGGGTTCAGGCGTTGGCAGGGGCGAAAAATCACTCTATCGTGTTGGCAGACGCGAATCTTGAGGCTTCGGCAACACAGATTGTCAACGCAGCCTTCGGCTCGGCGGGAGAGCGCTGTATGGCTTGCTCCGTGGTAACGGTGCAGGAAGAGGTTGCTGATGAGCTGATCTCCATCCTCCTGAGGGAATGTGAGCAGATGAACATCGGCAATGGTTTAGACGACGACACGTTTCTTGGGCCGGTTATCCGCCAAAGTCACAAAGACAAAACGGTCGCTTATATTGAACAAGGCGTGGCTGAGGGTGCTAAGTTGCTAAGGGACGGCCGGGCGGATGCCGCGGTGCAGGGACAGGGTTATTTTATCGGCCCAACCTTGTTTGATGGAGTGACCCGGGAAATGAAAATCTGGCAGGAGGAAATCTTCGCGCCTGTCCTGGCAGTGATCCGTGTCAAGGATGTAGAAGAGGCGATTGAAATTGCCAATACCTCTCGTTTTGCCAACGGGGCATGTATTTTTACGAATGACGGCGGGAAAGTGCGCTATTTCCGGGAAAATATCGAGTCAGGCATGTTGGGTGTCAATGTCGGAGTGCCAGCACCGATGGCCTTTTTCCCTTTCTCCGGCTGGAAGGATTCCTTCTATGGCGATCTGCATGCGAATGGAAGCGACGGGGTTGAATTTTATACACGCAAAAAAGTCGTCACTGCCCGCTGGCAGTAACAAAAACGGCGAAAGGGAGGCTTCATGTGGATACGATTAGATTAACGACGGCGCAGGCGCTGGTGAAATTTCTGAACCAGCAATATGTGGACTTTGGCAA
It contains:
- a CDS encoding CoA-acylating methylmalonate-semialdehyde dehydrogenase; the encoded protein is MAQQTVQVLNNYIDGQWVEAAAEQTETVYNPASGEEMASVPLSSRVDVDRAVAAAKAAFAGWSKTPVPRRARILFKYQQLLMDHWDELAKTITLENGKSFKEAYGEVQRGIECVEFAAGAPTLMMGRQLPDIATGIESGMYRYPIGVVGGITPFNFPMMVPCWMFPLAIACGNTFVLKPSERTPLLAARLVELLEEAGLPKGVLNLVNGAHEVVNGLLEHPDVKAISFVGSQPVAEYVYKKGTACLKRVQALAGAKNHSIVLADANLEASATQIVNAAFGSAGERCMACSVVTVQEEVADELISILLRECEQMNIGNGLDDDTFLGPVIRQSHKDKTVAYIEQGVAEGAKLLRDGRADAAVQGQGYFIGPTLFDGVTREMKIWQEEIFAPVLAVIRVKDVEEAIEIANTSRFANGACIFTNDGGKVRYFRENIESGMLGVNVGVPAPMAFFPFSGWKDSFYGDLHANGSDGVEFYTRKKVVTARWQ